The genome window CTTTAGGGTTACGATTTACTTGGCTGGGCGCTTTTTAGTCGGCCAGGTATCGATGGCTGCTAGTTCAGTGAGCTTTGCGTTTAGGAGTGCTGCGAGTTGCTTGCAGCGTTCCGGTTGGCTTTTGGATAAGTCCTGGTTTTCACCTGGGTCGGTGGTGACGTTGTAGAGTTCGTAATGCACCTCAGGGTAATAAAATTTGAGGAGTTTATAATCGCCGTCGCGTAGTGCGCTGGCTGCGCGATCACCTGTGCTCTCGGGGCGTGGGCGCGGACTGTGCCATACGATAGGCGAGCGTTCAAACGATTCGCCTTTGATGGCAGGCAGAATGCTGACGCTATCAATCGCGTGTTCCGGTTCCGCTGGGAGCTCAGCGGCTTCAAGTAATGTGGCATAGACGTCTGTGCCTGTGACGAGTGCGTCGCTTTGGCTGCCAGGAGTGGTGACCCCTGGCCAGTTTATGATAAAAGGCACGCGTGTGCCACCTTCGTAGAGGTGCCCCTTGCCAGCGCGGAGTGGGAGGTTGCTGGTCGGAAGTTTACGCTTATTGCTTGCACCGCGGTTGGAGAGACCCCCGTGGTCGGATGTAAATAGGATGAGTGTATTGTCGGCAATGTTGAGTGTCTTGAGAGTTTGCATTACACGTTCCATACTCTCGTCTGTGCTACGGATCATCGCGGCATAGATGGCGTTGTCTTGCTGTGTTTTGGTTGTGCCGTCGCGTTGGATGAATGCTTCTTTGCCACGCTTACCGAGCTTGCTGGTGAAGTATGCCGTGTAGTCTTCTTTTGCTTCGATGGGAGTGTGCACAGCATAATGAGC of Lentimonas sp. CC4 contains these proteins:
- a CDS encoding sulfatase, which codes for MRRTLHLSIGLLTLALSAVAAAQKPNILVFLVDDLGTYDVGCYGSSFYETPAIDALAAQGQRYTQAYSAHPRCVPSRYGFFTGRFPARDGCPGNTYNVAPEELTLAEALKAGGYRTFYTGKWHLAKTPEEMPEAQGFDINIGGGHAGAPSSYFAPYNNSKDPHHHGGNLPGLEDAPEGEFLTDRLTDETIQFLKNHVAEDPDQPFFAVLAHYAVHTPIEAKEDYTAYFTSKLGKRGKEAFIQRDGTTKTQQDNAIYAAMIRSTDESMERVMQTLKTLNIADNTLILFTSDHGGLSNRGASNKRKLPTSNLPLRAGKGHLYEGGTRVPFIINWPGVTTPGSQSDALVTGTDVYATLLEAAELPAEPEHAIDSVSILPAIKGESFERSPIVWHSPRPRPESTGDRAASALRDGDYKLLKFYYPEVHYELYNVTTDPGENQDLSKSQPERCKQLAALLNAKLTELAAIDTWPTKKRPAK